A region of the Phaseolus vulgaris cultivar G19833 chromosome 11, P. vulgaris v2.0, whole genome shotgun sequence genome:
cctttcactttttttttataacttattCTCTTAAACCCTGCAACTTATATCTTTTTTACTAAATAAATCTcacatctttatatttttatcaatatttacttgctaaattttatcatttttttataataaaaaaccaCAAATAGAATTCTAGTTCTTATATAGCCAACTGGTGCTTGTCACATTCTTATTAAGACGaaactatatataaatgaagattTTAAATAGGCATATGCTCTTAATAAAATCATTGAATTAGAGTTTAATAATTATCTATATTTTGTAATTTAACAATAAATTCTCtatcattataagaaaattataaaataataattaaatttaaaaataaaaaatcattaatcactatattaactaaattatttaaaaataaaaaatcattagtcactatattaactaaattatacactattttagagattaaaaattatttatatctaaaataatttttattattaataaaaaaataaaaaataatttttaaattgatatataaattagttatcaatggaatgttttagttattattattttagattttaaattagttttttaaaaaattaataaagactaatttaaaatataaagtattaaGTAGTTAAAATTTGGTAAGTCGTAggtagatactaatttagaaactactttatatattaatgatttttttagtttataaaatagtttctaatttaataaaataatagtaaattatttttatttttaaaattagttgtaatatatttttataacaattaTAATTACACTTTAACAATTATAAAATCGCTGTAGGTATTCACTGATGTGAGCAGATCCAAATCCAGCAAGGTTTGTATGAGGCAAATTCCGCCATGATCGCCGAAGTTATACAAGGTCGATGAACCGGCGATCTCCACGCgggcgtagtcggtggtcgtcgaaggtCTGCAAGGGTCAACATGAAACGATGATCTCCATGTGTGCGTAGTTGGTGGTCGTCGAAAAaggcgatctccatgcgtgcgtagtcggtggtcgccgaaggtatgcaaagggtaacatgatcgccggttaatgaagcggcgttctgtcaacatgatcgccgatcgaagaagcggcgttctccatatgtgtgtagtcggAGGGTGCTGAAGTTTTACAAGgacaacatgatcgccggtcgatcaaccggcgatctccatgtgcgtagtcggtggtcgccgtagGTATGCAAAGATCAACATGATCACCTAGTCGGAGGGTGCTGAAGTGCTACAAGGACAACATGATCGTCAGTCGATCAACGGGCGATCTCCATGTGCATAGTCGGTGGTATGCAaagatcaacatgatcgccggttgatgaagcggcgatctccttaggtcaacatgatcgccaaTCGATGAAGCGACGTCCACTATATGTGTAATCGGTGGTCGCCGATGTTGGTTATTTTTTGGTAGGGttttctcactttaaggttgttctgctccaaccataaaggTGAGTTTCGCTTGTGGATATAGGAAGTCCACTTCTGGttactgtatatgggttgggatacccctaaaGAAttccctttaattttatttattcattgctgataaaaaaaaataattacactttaaaagttatatatattttaagtaaattttattaGTTGACAAAGTCTTAGACAACGGATCATGACAAATGAAACTCttcaaataaaatgacaaaatgtatgttaaaattacataattgTATTTTTCATGAATTTAAGCAAAACTTTATAAAACACAACTGCTTACAcatttacaattaaaaaatttgtttgCAGTAACTCACCATTGAAAAAAAGAGGAAAATACTTACAACATAAATGTTTCATTCttaatatttagtatttataagTAGTTTTTGTTGGTTATATATACATaatgaattttaatataaaagtgTAGCTATAATTAATATCAAATAGTAGATATATTCTTACAATGAAAGTTTCCTGGTCATTAGTTTTGTGCATAAGCATATATAAGAAGTGTATTTGAGAGAATAAAATGTAGTTACAGTTAAATAAGATTgtcacaaaaaatatatatactcgcatataaaacatataattatttaaatctcaactattaattattacttGCATACTGTTAACGGTCAATGGCTGCAATTACAGTTTACAAGGTGTACAGacatatcattattttaaaaattatatgtaaaatgatttttttaactataatgATACTTTTACATTAATGATAGAGTATCAAATTTAATTCTCCCTCTTTCTATGTAATATAAAAGTAGAAgatgaaaatgaaattaattgtGGTAATACGGATATACATATAAAGGCAACAGATGCACATCAATGAACCCCAACTAACTGGGTTCATTCATTTATTTACTGATTGAACtgtttaaaatatgaaaagaatTGCAATATCTTAATACATGTATACTGAATTTATTATCTGACTggaaacaaattttaattattcaaacaAATAGTTTGATATATTATTAGCAGTTCATCATTTTGTTACACTAAAATTTCGGGATTTCTACTTGAGGAAGATTTATCTAATGTATATGGCCATGTTGATGTTAATGAGTATATATTACGATCTATTAAATAATAGAATATGATTCTGAAGGATTAAAGTGCAACTATCTCAACTATCTCTAGAACACAGTGATGTTTCTTGAATATTTATGTCAGTTCTTCTTTTGGCACCTATTTTGCTAGCTTGGTTCATGGCTTCTACcgttattattgttttattggTTTATTTAACTTGGACACAGTGCTTTGAATTTATGAGGAGAAAGAAAGGAAATCCTTTCCCTCACTCCTTTCTATACAATTCCCTTTTACTTAGAAGCTTAAAAACAAACTGAGTTCTGCGAGTGTGGCAGGTGATCATGCATGCAGAACCTGCACTACATGTTGCTCTTTTAATAGGGCTGTACTCCATTAACTGAACAAAATGGTCCAGgaagaaaaatagaaagaaagaagaagaaaaaaggaatCCATTAAAGAGCAAGAAATGTAATGTTTCACTCTTTAATTTACTCAAGCAACTACCATGCAAGGTGGGTAAAAAAGAGTCCCCGGGGAGGAAGCACCATAACCAAAAATGGTCAAACGGTAATCTTCTGAAAGATGAAAAAGGTGTTCATGTGGTCCTATGAAAGGGTGAAATGTTATTGGTGTGCTTAGGGGTTTtcataaaaagaataaataaccATCTTCTCTTTTTTATGCGTTCAAAATTAATGTGGAAGCTAAGAGAGATTTCAAATACACTCCAACACTATAGATTATATTATGATCACTGAAGGAGCATCATCATTATGATATATAGAGGAACGTGTTGTTTACTTAAGTGCTCAAATTCAACACAATAAATGCAATCACAAGAATAGCAATCATTTCATAACAACGATATATGGAAAAGGGCAATACATGTACTATTAAACATTGGTGAGAGGCTGAGATTAATTTGCAGGAGTCTCCCATCCGGTTGTACGATTGGGAAATTTGATCAACCTCATTTTCACTGATTTAGGTCAAGCATGAAAAAAACAAGCTCATACTCACAGGCTTCCATTTTTATCAGTAGAATCCATTGGACTTTTCAGCTGCTTCTCCCTGGTCCAACTTTGCTTGACTGTTGCCATCCAGCTTTAACCCAAAGTGAATGTGAGGGAAATGTGCCCACTGCATACACATATAAAGATGAGGCAATCCCCACTCTTCAGAAAGAGAAATTTCATGGGGTGACAGAAACATGTATATATAACAACACATCGCTGTTTATGCCATTTATAGTCAAGACTTGCAGGAGCTGGCAGCCAATCTAACTAATAAACTCCAAAGTTAACTTCAAAATTTTGAACAAATTTTCACttattagtctttaaaatagctAACATGAACTTACTTTAGAAAACTTCCACATCCATTTTATTAGTTACTTTCTCTATATTTTTAATGACATTAAtgaataacattttaaaaaagcTAAGTTTGATGGATAAAGTGAGAGTTCATTCTAAAAATTCTAATATCTGTGATGCCTGTACTGTTCTTGTACAAATTAACATGCATGATTTTGAACAAACACAGTCTAAAACAGGCAAATAGTCATTAAAGAACGGGTTTTTCAATTAACTTGGGCAGTGTGTGGCTTCCAAAATAAAATGCGGTGAAAAACATGCTATACCACATAGGAAAAATAAGAGAGTTCAAAGGAGCATACTGTAGTACATAAGAGAATGCTTTAGTACATAAGAGAGTGATGGAATCACATGTAAATGGACTAGACAAGTGACACTGGTTACAGCATGTGATAGGATATTATGCTCTAATACCATGATGAACGAGGAACATGTTTAGGGTTAAGAGAGTGATCATAAAATTGGCTATGGCCTATCAAACTTAAcctcatattaatattatacttTGACTGGTTGCAGGCCTTTTAAAAGGGAGATTAGATATGGTTTTATTGATGAACATAGTTAACTAATCAAATGTCGTTTCACATCCTTTTCTAATACATCAGTTTTTGGAAACTTCCTCTTTACAAGATTGGCTAATCTCATGCTGTATGTTACCAATCTATATGTATGTGAATATTGAAAGCAGTATGtaaataatgaagaaaaagtaATGTTAATTATTAACGTTCGACaccataaattatatataacagttccttatttaaatatttgttaaatcATCATTTAATGGGAGAGTTTCGAATCTGGATACTCTCACTTTTTTTTGCCGCAAGAGTTATTAATTAATATCTCTGAAGAGATCCCTGATGGAAATCTTAATGCAATCTAGTAAATAGAAACACTAGTTCTTTTTTGCCAACTTCAGAGCTTGATTTTCAAAAGTCTCTTCGGATACTAGTTTATGGTATTTACTGAATTTCAGTCACTAAATATTATATGCAACCAAATCTCCATTTGATCATGAATCTGAATCTCAAATCACCATTTAAGTGGAAATGCAGTTTATATTAAAGGTGGGAATGAAAAGAGTTAAATTTTTCTCTGTGGTAACCATAAGTTATTGTAATTCAAACATGCTAAGTTTTATTTTGCCatcttatctttatttttatatattcagCATGATTTCCCAACTcaatattaatgttttttttttaattttatttatgcaCGTATAGCATAAAATAGAACGTTCCCAGGGATTTAAACCAATTAAAGAATGTGATTTCCCCTTATACCCTCAAACTAGATGATTACATTGGAAACATCTTTACAGTAATCGTTGGAATATTGGATTGTCACCTTGAGCAAGAAGTTTATAGAAGAGACAAAGGCTGTCCGTGAACTGACACAAGTGGCTccaaaaaacatgaaaaatatagaaaacTGCAGCATGCACTTGTTTGTGTGGATCACAAAatgatatatattaattaatgtaGTGATTAAGGTTAAACTCACGTTTTTGGCTGCGGAGCTGAAAGCCTCCCTGTGGCTGATATCTGGATTACTAGCCTTAATCCTTTGGATTTCCTCCCTGCAAAATCAGACGTTTGAAAAGACTTGCCATTTGTTTTTACTCAATGGAATCATCTCTAgtctattttcatttttcttttttaaattattttagaattaaGAGATTATATTTACTGGACTATTGTATCATCTTTATTCTttgaacacaaaataaaattttaatcctTTAAAGTGCTTTTAATTTCGCTTCAACTTGATTTGCTTCTTTCTTGACTACCtttactattattttctatatatactaatttttagaataaatataGTTAACATTAACTTTAAGGAAATTAGGGAAAAGCAGGGAAGTTGATTTTAAATAAAGTCCAAAGACAACTTACTTAATGAACCGATTATATGCAGAAGGCACACGATGTCTCTTCTCTGTAGCTGTGAATAGTCATGAGATCATTTAATTAGGAACATTAAATAACGATGCAAGAGAAAAATTAATACAATCAGTCATCAATTAAAAATGCACTTGATCTGTAACCTAAAAAATTCACGTCACGGATTCACCAACAGAAATCAGGTTGAGATATGGAATTTTTCACACGAAAGGCCACATTCTTAGATAGACTAAAGCTGTAGAACTGGGTTGTTGAGAACCATACAATTATATGCTCTAGCATTCAAAAAGCATTGAGATTTCCCTTGTTTATCCAAGAGTCCAATGGGTTTTCTTTGTTATTTCTGAAACAATTTTGTCGTCATTGCTTTGTACAGGTCACTCACAGCGAGAAAATCGACCACTATAAAACTTAAGTACTACTACCACTATAGTCTACTACTTACTTTTTTTTGTGCAAGTATCAATGTAATTACCATGATGAGCTGTTATTATATAATGGTGAGAGGAATCTGTAACTGTAAAATGAATTACACGTGGATAATTGTATACATATGTGTGTGTAAGATATATATAATATGCACAAGTCCTTGTTCTTGTTCTAGGGCATGGCATGACAGCAATGAATTAAGGATGGGTCAATTTTTGTTACGTAAGGTCACCATCTTAGAGGGGGCCATTAAAATTGATGGAGAAAACAAGATGCCCCAATTGGGCACGAAAAAAGTGGTTACTCAGATGGACGCCGACTCTCTGGAAAAAAtgggaaaacttgtttttatgaCTAGTGGCCCTCAATGATGAGGTTGTTCTGCTCTGCTGTTACTTGTATTAAATTAGCTTCAGCTGCTAATTGTGGAGAGAGTAGTTTGAGTCTTTTTCATCCTTAATTAAAACTTGTCACTGATATTAAAAAGTTCCTCATAAGGTTAGCTGGTCTAGTTATATATGTTGCCTTTTTGTTCATTCTGATTTAGGCCCGTTAGGATCGATACGGTCCAAAAGCATATACAAAAGGGAGATAAATTAATCCATGAAATGTGAGAATGTATACTCACGACGAATGGGAGGAATCCTTGGTTGTTCATGCTCTACTGCCTCAAATGCCGCTATTTTGTTACATTTTGAAGATGAGGATCCCAGTTCCTTGCTGCTTGGTTCTTCAAAGCTTAGGTGCTGTTTCTGTGACTTCATTACCAACAGATTAAACAAAAGAATTAATAAAGGATGACACAGTTTTTCATTGAAAGAACTGCATTTTTAAAGtataaagaaattatattatatcattTATGGTTTGCTCATAGTGTCACAAAGTGGGAATTGACCAAAAGAatgtgaaatatatatataaataaacacaccTGAGGCTCTTGAGGAGGAAATGCTTGAAGGGACGCTCCCATGTTAACTGATAGCAAATTAGCACAATGTCCACATCTAACCGTCACTATGGTTAGCAAACTGCTGTAAGGAACACTAACCTGCCAATACCCATTTTCaaatacaaaacaaatattattattacttagaaatataaataaaatgaagtAGAAAAGTGGGTATAAGAACATCCTCTTCAGTTGTATACATACAGTAAAACATGCATTCATCCATGAAAACCAGGAACTGGAAGCTGCATAATTTTGATCGCCAACAAGAGCTGATggacatattttatatataaatatatatatagggTCTTCAGATTGTCAAAAAAGGttaacatatatacatatatatatatatatacatatata
Encoded here:
- the LOC137820677 gene encoding putative axial regulator YABBY 2 isoform X4, encoding MNACFTVSVPYSSLLTIVTVRCGHCANLLSVNMGASLQAFPPQEPQSQKQHLSFEEPSSKELGSSSSKCNKIAAFEAVEHEQPRIPPIRPTEKRHRVPSAYNRFIKEEIQRIKASNPDISHREAFSSAAKNWAHFPHIHFGLKLDGNSQAKLDQGEAAEKSNGFY
- the LOC137820677 gene encoding putative axial regulator YABBY 2 isoform X5, which translates into the protein MHVSVPYSSLLTIVTVRCGHCANLLSVNMGASLQAFPPQEPQSQKQHLSFEEPSSKELGSSSSKCNKIAAFEAVEHEQPRIPPIRPTEKRHRVPSAYNRFIKEEIQRIKASNPDISHREAFSSAAKNWAHFPHIHFGLKLDGNSQAKLDQGEAAEKSNGFY
- the LOC137820677 gene encoding putative axial regulator YABBY 2 isoform X2, encoding MSMEMMATERVCYVHCNFCNTILAVSVPYSSLLTIVTVRCGHCANLLSVNMGASLQAFPPQEPQKQHLSFEEPSSKELGSSSSKCNKIAAFEAVEHEQPRIPPIRPTEKRHRVPSAYNRFIKEEIQRIKASNPDISHREAFSSAAKNWAHFPHIHFGLKLDGNSQAKLDQGEAAEKSNGFY
- the LOC137820677 gene encoding putative axial regulator YABBY 2 isoform X1; amino-acid sequence: MSMEMMATERVCYVHCNFCNTILAVSVPYSSLLTIVTVRCGHCANLLSVNMGASLQAFPPQEPQSQKQHLSFEEPSSKELGSSSSKCNKIAAFEAVEHEQPRIPPIRPTEKRHRVPSAYNRFIKEEIQRIKASNPDISHREAFSSAAKNWAHFPHIHFGLKLDGNSQAKLDQGEAAEKSNGFY
- the LOC137820677 gene encoding putative axial regulator YABBY 2 isoform X3 gives rise to the protein MCHHHTTLSLAGHWTHPLKVSVPYSSLLTIVTVRCGHCANLLSVNMGASLQAFPPQEPQSQKQHLSFEEPSSKELGSSSSKCNKIAAFEAVEHEQPRIPPIRPTEKRHRVPSAYNRFIKEEIQRIKASNPDISHREAFSSAAKNWAHFPHIHFGLKLDGNSQAKLDQGEAAEKSNGFY